In Massilia sp. METH4, the genomic window TCTGTCCCCATTTTCAGAGCAACGTTATCCCAGCTCGGTGATGATCCGGTCCAGCGCAATGTCATGCCCGTCACTACCGAACTCGGCAGCGAGGCAGGAGTAAGCGATGCCCACCGTGGCCGGCCGCGGTTCCTTTTCCAGCGTGCGGTCGTAGAAACCGCCGCCGTATCCCAGCCGGTAGCCGGCCGTATTGAAACCCAGGCAGGGCACCAGCAGTGCCGGCGGATAGGGTTCGATGCGCAGCTCGGCCGGCACGGCAATCCCCATGGCATCCTTCACCAGCGGTTCGCCGATCCGCCAGGCGGCGAAATCGAGCGGCGCGTCGCGCTTGAGCACGACCGGCAGCAGCAGGCGCACGCCGAGCCGTGCCAGCTCGGCATAGGCGGCATGCAGGTCCGGTTCGTCGCGCAGCGGCCAGTACACGCCCAGCGTATCCACCCTGGCCGTGTGCCACCATTTCACGATGTGCCGGCAGATGTCAGCATCCCACTGGGTGCGTGTCTCGGCCGACAGGTTGCGGCGTGCGGCCAGCAATTGCCTGCGCAACGTAGCTTTATCCGCCGGGTCTGTCTGTACGTGCGCGGCTGGTAGCCCTTGAGCAAGGCGTGTTATTCTCTGGTCGCTGGTCATGTCACTATTGAGAGTCGTATCTTGATTTCCCCGTCGAAATGGATAGCCGGCGCGCTGTTTGCCTTCACTTGCGCCACGACGCCGCTTGCGATCCCGCAGGACCTCGGCGAGAGCCGCAAGGACGATGACGCGTTCCTGCTGCTGCGCGACTCCGTGCGCCGCAACGATGCAACGAAGGCGGAGTTCTACGCGGCGCGGCTGGCGGACTACGCCATTCCATCCTACGTCGACTATTATCGGCTCAAATCCCATTTCCGTGACGCCACCTCCGAGGAGATCCTGGCGTTCCTGCAGCGTTACGACGGTACCGCGATCGCCGACCGCCTGCGCAACGACTGGCTGCTGGAGCTGGGCCGCAAGCGCGAATGGGCAATGTTCGACCAGCAGTACCCGCTGTTCGTGCTGAAGGACGATACCCAGGTCAAGTGCTACGCATTGCTGTCGCGGCTGTCGAAAGGCGAGAACGTGGCGGCCGAGGCGCGCACCCTCCTGATCTATCCGCCGTACTACGGCGACGGGTGCAGTGCCCTGATCGCGTCGCTGGCCCAGACCGGCCAGTTCACGCAGGAAGACCTGTGGGCGCAGGTGCGCCTGGCTGGCGAAACGAATGCCACCGGGCCGGCGCGGCGCACCATCATCCTGCTGAACGGGTCGGACAAGAAGATGGCCCAGGCGATCGACCTGCCGGCCGTGGTGCTGGCGAAGGGCGTGGGCGATTCGAAGGCCGACCGCGAAGTCTTCCTGGTCGCGCTGGGCCGCGCCGCCCGCACCAGCGTGAAACTTTCCGTGCTCGCGCTGCGCAAGGCGCTGCCGAGGCTTAATGCCCAGGAGCAGGCGATCGGCTGGGCCAACATCGCCTTGCCGGCATCGTACGTGGTGGACCCGGATACGTCCGACTACTGGCGGCGCGCCCATGGCGCGCCGCTGTCGATCGACCAGCACCAGTGGCGCACGCGGTATGCCCTGCGCGACGGTAACTGGCAACTGGTGCGCGACTATATCGCGGCGATGCCGCCGCAATTGCGGCAGGACCCCACCTGGGTGTACTGGCAGGCGCGCGCCTCGGTGGCGCTGGCCGGCGGGCACATGACGCCCGAGGCGCAGTTCCTGTACCAGAGCATTGCCGACCGCGAGGATTACTACGGCCTGCTGGCTGCCGAGGAACTGGGCCGCACCGTTACCATCCCGCCGCCCGGCGCACCGGTGACGCCCGCCGAAATCGCCGCGATCGCCGCCAATCCCGGCATCGCCCGCGCGCTGAAGTTCTTCGACATGCGGCTGCGCTTCGAAGGTTTGCGCGAATGGAACTGGGAGGTGCGCCGTCTGTCCGACCGCGAGCTGCTCGCCGCCGCCGAATACGCGCGGCAGAAGCATATCCTCGACCGCATGGTGTACACCTCCGAGCGTACCCGCGCCCTGGCCGACTACACGCACCGCTACCCGGCGCCGCACGACGACATCATGCGCCCCACCACGAATACGCTGGGCCTCGACCGCGCCTGGGTGTATGGCCTGATCCGCCAGGAGTCGCGCTTCGTGATGAACGCCCAGTCCAGCGCGGGGGCGTCGGGCCTGATGCAGGTGATGCCGTCGACCGGCCGCTGGGTCGCGAACAAGATCGGGCTCACGAACTTCGTGCAGGACATGCTGACGGATGTACGCACCAACATCCTGCTGGGCACGAACTACATGAACATGGTGCTGGGCAGCATGGACGGTTCGCAGGTGCTGGCGACCGCCGCCTATAACGCGGGGCCGGGCCGCCTGCGCTCCTGGCGCTCCGCGCTGACGAAGCCGATGGACGCCACCGTGTTCATCGAATCGATTCCCTATTCGGAAACGCGCGGCTACGTGAAGAACGTGATGACCAATGCCACCTACTATGCCGCGCTGTTCGAAGGCCGGCCGCAGTCGATGAAGGCGCGGCTGGGCGTCGTCACCCCGCGCGGCTATGGTGTCAACGAAATGCGGGGCAAAGAGCAGGGCGGCCCGCGCGACCAGGAACCGCGCGAGCAGGAGCCGCAAGCCACGCAGCAAACCGCGCATCAAGACAGTCTCTCGAGCCGCTGAGCGCTCGCCAACCATCCACCCTCATGCAAACGATCGAACTCGACCCTACCCTGAGCCAGACCCTGGCCGCCGCGCGCGAGCCCGGTCTCACCCTCGTCATCGGCACCAAGAACCTCTCTTCCTGGTCGATGCGGCCATGGGTAGCGATGACCGCGTTCGGTATTCCCTTCACCGAGGTGCGCGTGGAGCTGGACCAGCCGGATACCTCCAGCAAGATTGCCCGCTACACGCACAGCGGCCGCGTGCCCGTGCTGCTGGCCGGCGACATCACGATCTGGGACAGCCTGGCGATCTGCGAATACCTGGCCGAGCAATTCCCCGACAAGCACCTGTGGCCGCAGGACGTGGCGGCGCGCGCGATGGCGCGTTCGATCTGCGCCGAGATGCACTCGAGCTTCATGAGCCTGCGCAGCACGATGCCGATGAATATCGCCGCCAGCCTGCGCGGCCAGGGCCGCACGCCGGAAACCCAGGCCGATATCGGCCGCGTCAGCGAGATCTGGGAAGAGTGCCTGTCCCGCTTCGGGCATAACGAGTTCCTGTTCGGCGACTTCTCGCTGGCCGATGCCTTCTACGCGCCGGTCGTGACCCGCTTCAACACCTATGGCGTGGCGCTGCCGCCGGCGCTGTCGGCCTATTGCGAACGGGTGACGCGCCACCCGGCCGTGGCACGCTGGATCGAGGCGGCGCAAGCCGAGGCAGCGGGGAGCGGCGGTTCGGAATGAAGACCTATGTCGTTGGCGGTGCCGTCCGCGATGAACTGCTCGGGCTGCCCGTCAAGGACCATGACCATGTCGTCGTCGGCGCCACCCCGGAACAAATGGTGCGGCAGGGCTTTCGCGCCGTCGGCAAGGATTTTCCCGTGTTCCTGCACCCGGTCACGCACGAGGAATATGCGCTCGCCCGCACCGAGCGCAAGACCGCGCCCGGCTACAAGGGCTTCGTGTTCCACACGGCGCCCGATGTGACGCTGGAACAGGACCTGGTGCGCCGCGACCTGACCATCAACGCCATCGCGCGCGCCGAGGATGGCACGCTGACCGATCCGTTCGATGGCCGCGGCGACATCGAGCGCCGCGTGTTCCGGCACGTTTCCGATGCGTTCGCGGAAGACCCGGTGCGCATCCTGCGCGTGGCCCGCTTCGCCGCCCGCTACACCGATTTCACCGTGGCGCCCGAGACCAATGCGCTGATGCGCCGCATGGTCGACGAGGGCGAGGTCGATGCCCTGGTGCCCGAGCGCGTATGGCAGGAGCTCTCGCGCGGGCTGATGGAGAAGCAGCCGTCGCGCATGCTGCAGGTGCTGCGCGATTGCGGTGCGCTGGCGCGCATCGTGCCGGAGCTGGACCGGCTGTGGGGCGTGCCCCAGCCGGAGCAATGGCACCCGGAGATCGATACCGGCATTCACCTGGAGCAGGTGGTCGATTACGCGGCAGGGCAGGGCTACGACCTGCCGGTGCGCTTCGCGGCGCTGCTGCACGACCTGGGCAAGGGCATCACACCGGCGGAAAAGTGGCCGGCCCATCATGGCCATGAGGGACTGGGGGCCGCGCTCGTCAAGGAGGTCTGCGCGCGGCTGAAAGTGCCTACCGAGTGCCGCGACCTGGCGGTGCTGGCCGCCCGCGAACACGGCAACGTAACGCGGGCGCTGGAACTGCGTTGCAACACGATCGTGAAGCTGTTCGAGCGCGGCGACGCGTTCAGGAAGCCGGCCCGCTTCCTGCAACTGCTGCAGGTGGCCGAATCCGATGCGCGCGGCCGCGAAGGCCGCACCGTTTCGTTCCGCGACGCGCCTTTCCCGCAACGCGAGCACCTGGAGACGGCGCTGGGCGCCGCCCGCGCCGTCAACGCGGGCGAAATCGCCCAGGCCTGCGCCGAGCGGCCCGAGCGCATTCCCGAGATGGTGCGCGCCGCCCGCGTGCGCGCGGTGCGCGAGGCGCTGGCGCGGCAGGACGAATCGGATGAAGACCCGTCGGACGGAGAAGGCTGATGGCGCGCCTGAACCTGTTCCGCAATCCCTTGCATCAATGGCTGGGCCGCCCGGAGCCGCGGCCCACGATTCCCGTCAAGGAATTGCGCGAGCGGGACCGCCGGCGCATCCTGCGGCACTTCCTGCAGATCGAAGGGCGCGACCGCCTGCTGCGCTTCGGCTCGCCCATCACGGACGAGCAGGTGGCCAAGTATGTCGACAGCATCGACTTCAAGCGCGATATCGTGTTCGGCGTCTACAACCGCATGTTCCGGCTGGTCGCGGTCGGGCACCTGGGGTTTGCCGAGCCGGAAAAAGACGCGGCCACCGACAAGGACCGCGTGGCCGAATTCGGTGTCTCGGTGCTGAAGTCGGCGCGCGGCCTGGGCATCGGCTCCAAGCTGTTCGAGCGCGCCGCCATCGTCTGCCGCAACCACGACGTCGACACGCTGTACATGCATTGCCTGTCGTCGAACCAGATCATGATCCACATCGCCAAGAAGGCGGGCATGGAAATCCACCGCGACTATGGCGAGGCGGATGCCTACCTGAAGCTGGGCCCGGCCGATCCGTCGAGCGTGCTGCGCGAGGCAATGGAAGAGCAGCTGGCCACCCTCGACTACGCGCTGAAAGCCAATGTCCGGCGCGCTACCAAGCTGTGGGACATGCTGCCGGGGCGGAAGAAGTAATGGCTCGGCCGTAATGGCTCAGTCGTAATGGCTCAGTTCGTGTCAAGGGGTCAGATACCGTGTTCACCCGCAAGCCTTTTGCCCATGTGATTCGGGTCAAATGGCTTTCCTGAGCGGACGACGCCGTACATCTGGTGCACGAGCTTGCGCATGACGGCAGCGATGACAGCCATCTTAGCCATGCCTGTTGACTGCAGCCGGTTTGCAAATTCCCTTAACAGCGGGTTCTTTCTGATCGCTGTAAGTGCTGGCATGTATAGGGCTGCCCGCAGGTCGCGACAGCCCATTCTGGTAATGGTAGTCCTACCCCTCACCGAGCTGCCTGATTGCCTCTGGCGTGGCGTCACCCCAATGTAGGCCGCCAGTTCCTTGGCGCTGCCGAAGCGCCGCAGGTTCCCCACACGACCAAGTACCTTGGCCGCGGTCCCGCGGCCAAGGCCTGGGATCGACTCAATCAGCTCAGCATCGTGCCGGAGATCCGGATGCCGATCGATGTGATCATCGATATCGTTCTCCAGCTGCTTGATTTGTTTGTCCAGCCAATCCAAGTGCGTCTTGGCGTGAGCTGCCACCTCGGTCTGGTTTGCAAACTCAAGTGCTTCGATACGATTGGCCTGTTGCTGTCGAATGTCTTTCAACGATGCCAGATGCTCGTTCCAAGCCCTCAATTGCCGCTGCTCGTGCGAAGGGGCCTGCCAAAGCGCTGGGCTCATCGCTGCGCAGTATCGCGCAATGAGAGCTGCATCAGCTTTGTCGTTTTTGTTTCGGATGATTAGACTCTGGCCAAATCCTTTGATGCTGGCAGGATTGACGACGCTGACCTTCATGCCCATGTCGCTCAATGCCAGGGCAACAGGCTCGCTGTACACGCCTGTCGATTCCATGCAAATATGGACCGCATCGAGCGTAACATCCTGATTCTTCAACCACTTTATCAGCTCTGCGTAACCGTCCCTGTTGTTCGGAAGCACTTTGCTCTTGAGCTTCCCATTCTTCAGCAACGCTATATCCAGTTTGCTTTTGCTGACATCAATTCCTACTACTGGCGTGCCTACGAAATTCATTTGGTGACCACCCTCGTATGCAGGCTCGAAGCCTAAGATACCGTCCGGACTTAACAATGAAAAACAGGCAGAGGCGCCAATCTGACCCACAGGCTCTTGGCCTTAGACACCATCGACATCACTCTGCCTGGCCGTTTCCTTCAGCGGTAATTTTGCCAAAGATCCGACGGGATCATCATACGAGGCACCTTGACACGAACTCAGCAGGCAATGCCGCCCGCTGTCACACCAGCGGCAACGCCGTCGTATCCTTGATACGCTGCAGGGCGAAACTGGACTTCACGTCCAGCACGGCCGGGTGCCGCAGCAAGGTGGCCATCATGAAGCGCGAGAAGTGGTCCATGTCTTCCACGTGCACGCGCAGCAGGTAATCCATCTCGCCCGTCATCGCATAGCAGGCCACCACCTCCGGCCACTGCTCTACCGCCACGGCGAAATCCTCGCGCGGCGAGACGGTGCCCGGCAGCGCGCCCAGCGCCCGGGCCGTGCTGTGCGCCACGGCGGCGGCGTCGCTGTGCTTTTCCAGCCGCACGTTCACATAGGCGAGGAGGCCCAGGCCGATCTTGTCCGGGTCGAGCAGCGCCACGTACTGGCGGATCACGCCTTCCTCTTCCAGCCGCTTGATGCGACGCAGGCAGGGCGAGGGCGACAGGCTGACCTGCTCGGCCACATCCTGGTTCGACAGGCGGCCATCTTCCTGAAGGATGGAAAGAATTTTACGGTCTGTCTTGTCCAGCGCGATCTTGGTCATAATCTCCTCTTTGCTTGCCTGATGACGCAATATTATTGCTCAAATAAGGGTTGCGCGGGAAATCTTTGCAATTTAATTCTCCGGGTCGAAGCCTATACTTTTCGCTGTTCGACAAAAGTATGAATACCGAAAGAGGAGACGCACATGCAATTCACGCCCTGGGAAAACCCGATGGGAACCGACGGATTCGAATTCGTCGAGTTTGCCGCCCCCGATCCGAAAGCGCTCGGCCAATTGTTCGAGAACATGGGGTTCACCGCCATCGCCCGGCACCGCACCAAGGATGTCACGCTGTACCGCCAGGGCGAGATCAACTTCATCATCAATGCCGAACAACATTCGTTCGCGCAGCGCTTCGCGCGCCAGCACGGCCCTTCCGTATGCGCGATCGCGATCCGCGTCGACGATGCCGCCTACGTCTACAACAAGGCGCTGGAGATGGGCGCCTGGGGCTTCGACAACAAGACGGGCCCGATGGAATTGAACATTCCCGCCATCAAGGGCGTGGGGGATTCGCTGCTGTACCTGGTGGACCGCTGGCGCGGCAAGAATGCCGCGAAAGGCCAGGCGCCCGGCAGCATCGGCGACATCAGCATCTACGACGCCGACTTCGTGGCCATTCCCGGCGTGGACCCGAACCCGGTCGGCAACGGCCTCACCTATATCGACCACCTCACGCACAACGTCTACCGTGGCCGGATGGCCGAGTGGGCCGGCTTCTACGAGCGGCTGTTCAACTTCCGCGAGATCCGCTACTTCGACATCGAAGGCCGCCTGACGGGCCTGAAATCGAAGGCGATGACTTCGCCGTGCGGCAAGATCCGCATTCCCATCAATGAATCGTCGGACGACAAGTCGCAGATCGCCGAATACCTGAACGAATACCACGGCGAGGGTATCCAGCACATCGCGCTGGGCACCGACGACATCTACCGCTCGATCCAGGGAATGCGCGACAACGGTATCGCATTCCAGGATACGATCGAAACGTATTACGAGCTGGTCAACCGGCGCTTGCCGAACCACGGCGAGAACCTCGATGAGCTGCGCCGCCTGCGCATCCTGATCGACGGCCAGGCGAACAGTGCGCATTCGGCCGAACCTCAGCGCGAGCTGCTGCTGCAGATCTTCACGCAGAACGTGATCGGGCCGATCTTCTTCGAGATCATCCAGCGCAAGGGCGACCAGGGCTTTGGCGAAGGCAATTTCCGCGCGCTGTTCGAGTCGATCGAGCTCGATCAGATCCGCCGGGGAGTACTCGAGGACCCGGCAAAAGCGCCCGCGTAAGACGCAGCGCCAGTTGGGACACCACCGGGCCGGCAGCTCCGCACAAGATGGGGCGCCGGCCTTGGGCTTTACAAAAGACAATGGAGACAAGCGATGAACGCACCTCACAAGGGTACGGAGCTAGGCAACCCCGGCATCACCCTCGACGACAAGTGGACGCTCGAACGCGGCCGCGCCTTCCTGACCGGCACCCAGGCGCTGATCCGCCTGCCGATGCTGCAGCGTGAACGCGACCTGAAGGAAGGCCTGAACACGGCAGGCTACATCACCGGCTACCGGGGTTCGCCCGTTACGTCGATCGACCAGACGGCGATGAAGGCGAAAAAACACCTGGAAGCCCACCACGTCAAGTTCCATCCGGGCATGAACGAAGACCTCGCCGCCACCGCGGTCTGGGGCACCCAGCAAGCCAACCTGTTCCCCGATGCGAAATACGATGGCGTGTTCTCCATGTGGTATGGCAAGGGTCCCGGCGTGGACCGCTGCGGCGACGTGTTCAAGCACGCCAACAATGCCGGCACGTCGGCCCACGGTGGCGTGCTGGTGCTGGCCGGCGACGACCACGCCGCGAAATCGTCGTCCACCGCCCACCAGTCCGACCATATCCTGGCGGCCTGCGGCATTCCCGTGCTGTACCCGTCCTCCGTGCAGGAGTACATCGACTACGGCTTGCACGGCTGGGCGATGAGCCGCTACACGGGGCTGTGGGTGGCGATGAAGTGCGTGACCGACATCATCGAATCGGGCGCCGTCATCGACTTCGATCCGGACCGCGTGCAGATCGCCATGCCGGACGACTTCGAGCTGCCGCCGGGCGGCCTGAACATCCGCTGGCCGGACGCGGTGCTGGACCAGGAAGTGCGGATGAACAGCTACAAATGGTACGCCGCGCTGGCGTACTGCCGCGCGAATAAACTCAACAAGATCATCTGGGACAGCCCGAAGCCGAAGATCGGCATCATCACGGCCGGCAAGTCCTACCTCGACACGCGCCAGGCGCTGGCCGACCTGGGCATCGACGAGCAGGCCGCAAGCGACATCGGTATCCGCCTGTACAAGATCGGCATGACCTGGCCGCTGGAAGCGGATGGCGTGCAGGCGTTCGCGCGTGGGCTGGACGAGATCATCGTCATCGAGGAAAAGCGCCAGATCCTCGAATACGCGCTGAAGGAAGAGCTGTACAACCTGCCGGACGGCCAGCGTCCCCGCGTGGTCGGCAAGTTCGACGATACGGGCGAATGGTCGAACCAGCACCGCAGCGGCCACGGCGACTGGCTGCTGCCCGCCACCTATGAACTGAACCCGGCGCAGATCGCCCGCGCCATCGCCAGCCGCATCACGCACTACTGCGCCGGCCATCCGGTGGCCAGGCGCGTGCAGGAACGCATCGCCTTCCTGGAAGCGAAGGAACTGGTGCTGAAGAACGTGCCGGCCAAGGCCAATCCGGAAACGGACCGCACGCCGTACTTCTGCTCCGGCTGCCCGCACAATACGTCGACCAAGGTACCGGAAGGCTCGCGCGCCATGGCCGGCATCGGCTGCCACTACATGGTGCTGTGGATGGACCGTGAAACGTCCACGTTCACGCACATGGGCGCGGAAGGCGTGACGTGGGTGGGCCAGGCGCCGTTCACGAACGAGAAGCACGTATTCACGAACCTGGGCGACGGCACGTACTTCCACTCCGGCATCCTGGCGATCCGCGCCGCGGTGGCCGCGAAGGTGAACATCACCTACAAGATCCTGTACAACGACGCAGTGGCCATGACGGGCGGCCAGAACGTCGATGGCCCGCTCGACCCCGGCATGATCTCGCGGCAGATCGCCGCCGAGGGCGTGAACCCGATCATCGTCGTCACCGACGACCCGGACAAATATCCCGACGATTACGCCTGGGCGCCCGGCGTGACGGTGCGCCACCGCTCCGAGCTGATGGACGTGCAGAAGGAATTGCGCGACAAACCCGGCGTGTCGGCCATGATCTACGACCAGACCTGCGCTTCCGAGAAGCGGCGCCGCCGCAAGCGCAACGAATACCCGGACCCCGCCAAGCGCGTGGTCATCAACGAGGCCGTGTGCGAGGGTTGCGGCGATTGCTCGGTGCAATCGAACTGCCTGTCGGTGGAACCGCTGGAAACGGAACTGGGCCGCAAGCGCCAGATTAACCAGTCCAGCTGCAACAAGGATTACTCGTGCGTGTCCGGCTTCTGCCCAAGCTTCGTCACCGTCGAAGGCGGCGCATTGAAGAAGCCGAAGAAGGCAGCAGCCGGCGGCGAGATTCCGGCACTGCCGTCGCCAGTGCTGCCGTCGACCGCGCAGCCGTTCGGCATCCTCGTCACCGGCATCGGCGGCACGGGTGTGGTCACCGTCGGCCAGATCCTGGCGGTGGCGGCGCACGTGGAAAACAAGGGCGCCGTGGTGCTGGACATGAGCGGCCTGGCACAAAAGGGCGGGCCGGTGATGTCGCACGTGCGGCTGGCCGACCGCCAGGCCGACCTGCACTCCACGCGCGTGGGCACCGGCAGCGCCGACCTGGTGATCGGCTGCGACCAGATCGTGACCGCCAGCCGCGACGCGTTGAGCCGCATGGGCGAAGGCCGCACCTGGGCCGCAATCAATTCCACGGGCGCCACCACCGCCGCGTTCGTGAAGAACCCGGACTGGCAATTCCCCGGCACCAGCTCGCAGGCGGAAATCCTGCGCGCGTGCGGCGACGACCGCGTGGACTTCATCGACGCCGGCCGCATCGCCACGGCGCTGATGGGCGACGCGATCGCCACCAATATGTTCATGCTGGGCTACTGCTTCCAGAAGGGCCATGTGCCGCTGTCGGAAGGCGCGCTGATGAAGGCGATCGAGTTGAACGGCGTATCGGTGGCATTCAACAAGGCTGCGTTCAACTGGGGCCGCTATGCGGCGCACGACCTGGCCGCGGTGACGAAGATGGCGGCGCCTGCCCAGGTCATCGAGTTCAAGCGTACGCAATCGCTGGACGAATTGATCACCCGCCGCGTCGAACTGCTGACCGCTTACCAGAACACTGCCTATGCCAACGAATACCGCGACTTCGTGGAACAAGTGCGCGCCGCGGAGCAGAAGCTGGGTTCGAAGAAGCTCGCCGAAGCCGTGGCCCGCTACCTGTACAAGCTGATGGCGTACAAGGACGAGTACGAAGTGGCTCGGCTGCATACCGATCCCGCGTTCCGCCAGAAGATCGAAGGCATGTTCGAAGGCGAGTACGCGGTGAAGTTCCACCTGGCGCCGCCGCTGCTGGCGAAGAAGGACAAGGACGGCCACCTGATCAAGCAGCAGTTCGGCCCGTGGATGCGCCATGCGTTCGGCGTACTGGCGAAATTGAAGGGCTTGCGCGGTACGCCGCTCGACGTGTTCGGCTACACGGCCGAGCGCAGGATGGAGCGCGCATTGATCGGGCAGTACCGCGATACAGTGATGGGCCTGCTGCCGAAGCTCACGCAGGAAAACCTGGCCACGGCCGTGGCGATCGCCCGGATTCCGGAAGATATCCGCGGTTATGGGCATGTGAAGGAGCGGCACCTGAAGGCGGCGAAGCAGAAGGAGGCGTCGCTGCTGGCCACCTATCGCTCAGGTTCGCGCGAGGCGGCCTCCGCGTCTCACGCAGCGTGACAGCCGGCGGCTGCGGGCCTTGCCCCCGCGGCCGTTGCGCTGCTATCGTTATGCAAGGATCGTTGACAACCGCCCGGGAATTGTCGGGCAACGCATAAGCAATCACGAAAGGCTTCGTTCGAAAAAGACACGCTCGTACGTATGATGCGGTTCCCACAAGGACCAGCCGGGGCATTACAGATGAACAACATGTAAGTCTATAATGCTTCGGCCGCGGCGGAACCGGCACGCGATCCGTGCCGCGTTCCGCCTTTTTTATCGGTCGACCCGACCCTCACCGGAGCCTTGTAGATGATTCGCACCGCCCTGTCGCTTGCCTTGCTCGCCGTTGTTCCCGCCGTCCATGCCGTCCCCGATCTCGCCACCGTCTCGGAACGCTCCGGCTTCCAGGCCACCGGCCGCTACGACGAAGTGATCCGGCTGTGCGCGGACTTCCAGAAGGCATATCCGAAGGCGGTGCGCTGCTTCGAGTTCGGGCGCACGCCGGAAGGGCGGCCGATGCTGGCGCTGGCCGTGTCGAAGTCCGGTGCGCTGACGGCCGACGCGGCGAAGAAGAAGAACATCCCCGTGCTGCTGGTGCAGGGCGGCATCCACGCCGGCGAGATCGACGGCAAGGATGCCGGCTTCCTCGCGCTGCGCCACGCCCTCG contains:
- a CDS encoding indolepyruvate ferredoxin oxidoreductase family protein, which translates into the protein MNAPHKGTELGNPGITLDDKWTLERGRAFLTGTQALIRLPMLQRERDLKEGLNTAGYITGYRGSPVTSIDQTAMKAKKHLEAHHVKFHPGMNEDLAATAVWGTQQANLFPDAKYDGVFSMWYGKGPGVDRCGDVFKHANNAGTSAHGGVLVLAGDDHAAKSSSTAHQSDHILAACGIPVLYPSSVQEYIDYGLHGWAMSRYTGLWVAMKCVTDIIESGAVIDFDPDRVQIAMPDDFELPPGGLNIRWPDAVLDQEVRMNSYKWYAALAYCRANKLNKIIWDSPKPKIGIITAGKSYLDTRQALADLGIDEQAASDIGIRLYKIGMTWPLEADGVQAFARGLDEIIVIEEKRQILEYALKEELYNLPDGQRPRVVGKFDDTGEWSNQHRSGHGDWLLPATYELNPAQIARAIASRITHYCAGHPVARRVQERIAFLEAKELVLKNVPAKANPETDRTPYFCSGCPHNTSTKVPEGSRAMAGIGCHYMVLWMDRETSTFTHMGAEGVTWVGQAPFTNEKHVFTNLGDGTYFHSGILAIRAAVAAKVNITYKILYNDAVAMTGGQNVDGPLDPGMISRQIAAEGVNPIIVVTDDPDKYPDDYAWAPGVTVRHRSELMDVQKELRDKPGVSAMIYDQTCASEKRRRRKRNEYPDPAKRVVINEAVCEGCGDCSVQSNCLSVEPLETELGRKRQINQSSCNKDYSCVSGFCPSFVTVEGGALKKPKKAAAGGEIPALPSPVLPSTAQPFGILVTGIGGTGVVTVGQILAVAAHVENKGAVVLDMSGLAQKGGPVMSHVRLADRQADLHSTRVGTGSADLVIGCDQIVTASRDALSRMGEGRTWAAINSTGATTAAFVKNPDWQFPGTSSQAEILRACGDDRVDFIDAGRIATALMGDAIATNMFMLGYCFQKGHVPLSEGALMKAIELNGVSVAFNKAAFNWGRYAAHDLAAVTKMAAPAQVIEFKRTQSLDELITRRVELLTAYQNTAYANEYRDFVEQVRAAEQKLGSKKLAEAVARYLYKLMAYKDEYEVARLHTDPAFRQKIEGMFEGEYAVKFHLAPPLLAKKDKDGHLIKQQFGPWMRHAFGVLAKLKGLRGTPLDVFGYTAERRMERALIGQYRDTVMGLLPKLTQENLATAVAIARIPEDIRGYGHVKERHLKAAKQKEASLLATYRSGSREAASASHAA